The Deltaproteobacteria bacterium nucleotide sequence CACGCCCATGGGGAAACGGTACCTCGAGGACATTCTCGAAACTATGGGAGACTATATCGATTCTCTGAAGTTTGCAGGCGGTTCCTTCGCACTGATGGACCGGGATGTGCTGAAGGAGATCATAGGCCTCGCCCACAAGCATGACGTGCTCGTTTCGACGGGCGGGTTTATCGAGTACATACTGGCACAGAACCCTCACTCCGTGGACGATTACATCAAGGAGTGCCGGGATGTAGGATTTGATATCATCGAGCTGTCCTGCGGCTTCATCTCGCTGCCGACGGACGACTGGCTGCACCTGGTGCAGAAGGTTCAACGGTCGGGCTTGAAGGCCAAGCCCGAGGTTGGTATCCAGTTCGGCGCGGGAGGCGCAAGCGGAGCGGATGAGCTCGAGGCCGAGGGGACGCGGGACACCGATTGGGTAATCATGCAGGCGAAGAAATTT carries:
- a CDS encoding phosphosulfolactate synthase; this encodes MGKGKKIQRKGTRAFDFVRINERESKPRKRGITEIRGPYYTPMGKRYLEDILETMGDYIDSLKFAGGSFALMDRDVLKEIIGLAHKHDVLVSTGGFIEYILAQNPHSVDDYIKECRDVGFDIIELSCGFISLPTDDWLHLVQKVQRSGLKAKPEVGIQFGAGGASGADELEAEGTRDTDWVIMQAKKFLDAGAYMVMIESEGITEDVRVWRTDVVSKIIRELGLEKVMFEAADPEVFGWYVKNYGAEVNLFVDHSHIVHLETLRRGIWGTKSLWGRVVTFKEEKKEAPFKVQRMAK